One window of Pseudomonas urmiensis genomic DNA carries:
- the traD gene encoding type IV conjugative transfer system coupling protein TraD — protein sequence MGEHAMESLLRPAVELYTVGLCAGAGALCLHSPWAVALSPEVGAGMALAYTAFGLKRLNEARIVLRYRRNIRRLPRYSLTSRQIPVSSKRLFMGRGFRWTRLHTQRLLEAQDPALARYVNQSTAHQWARRMEQLLEKAPPVLSLLPRLTAWDSPFNPVRPLPPVGGSPLLHGVEPKEQEASLPLSERVGHTLVLGTTRVGKTRLAEVYITQDIHRPSREVVIVFDPKGDADLLKRMYVEARRAGREHEFYVFHLGWPEISARYNAIGRFGRISEVATRIAGQLSGEGNSAAFREFAWRFVNIIARALIELGRRPDYLQIQRHVVNIDALFIEYAQHFFARHDPLAWEAIVQIEGRLNEKNIPRHMVGREKRVVAIEQYLTAKRIFDPVMDGLRSAVRYDRTYFDKIVASLLPLLEKLTSGKTAQLLAPNYSDLDDPRPIFDWLQVIRKRGIVYVGLDALSDAEVAAAVGNSMFADLVSVAGHIYKHGIDHGLPGSSSAADKVPINLHADEFNELMGDEFIPLINKGGGAGIQVTAYTQTLSDIEARIGNRAKAGQVIGNFNTLQMLRVRETATAELLTNQLPKVNVQTRTLVSGATDTADPDARTDFTSSSQDRVTTTAVPLIEPAHIIALPKGQMFSFQEGGQLWKVSMPLPKPASDDAMPEDLQTLAARMRESYNANAGSWWSNAGGAPTADFDPEMPPPGRRHAP from the coding sequence ATGGGCGAGCATGCGATGGAATCCCTGCTGCGACCGGCGGTGGAACTGTACACCGTGGGTCTCTGCGCCGGTGCCGGTGCGCTGTGCCTGCATTCACCCTGGGCCGTGGCCCTGTCGCCTGAGGTAGGGGCTGGCATGGCCCTGGCCTACACCGCGTTCGGTCTGAAGCGGCTCAACGAAGCGCGGATCGTCCTGCGCTACCGGCGCAATATCCGCCGCCTGCCGCGCTATTCGCTGACCAGCCGGCAGATTCCGGTGAGCAGCAAGCGGTTGTTCATGGGCCGCGGCTTTCGCTGGACCCGCCTGCACACGCAGCGCCTGCTCGAAGCTCAGGACCCGGCGCTGGCCCGCTATGTCAACCAGTCGACTGCCCACCAGTGGGCGCGACGCATGGAACAGCTACTGGAGAAAGCCCCACCGGTACTATCACTGCTGCCTCGCCTGACCGCGTGGGACAGCCCGTTCAATCCGGTGCGTCCATTACCGCCGGTGGGCGGCTCGCCATTGCTGCACGGCGTCGAACCGAAGGAGCAGGAAGCCAGTCTGCCGCTCAGCGAGCGCGTTGGACATACCCTGGTGCTGGGCACCACACGGGTGGGCAAGACTCGCCTGGCCGAGGTGTATATCACCCAGGACATCCATCGACCGAGCCGGGAAGTGGTCATCGTCTTCGACCCCAAGGGCGACGCCGACCTGCTCAAGCGCATGTACGTCGAGGCGCGGCGCGCTGGCCGCGAGCACGAGTTCTATGTCTTCCACCTGGGCTGGCCGGAGATCTCCGCACGCTACAACGCCATCGGCCGCTTCGGGCGCATTTCGGAAGTCGCTACCCGGATCGCCGGCCAGTTGAGCGGTGAAGGCAACTCGGCGGCTTTTCGCGAGTTTGCTTGGCGCTTCGTCAACATCATCGCGAGGGCGCTGATTGAGCTCGGTCGCCGCCCGGACTACCTGCAGATCCAGCGCCATGTGGTGAACATCGATGCGCTGTTTATCGAGTATGCCCAGCATTTCTTCGCCCGCCATGATCCGCTGGCCTGGGAAGCGATCGTGCAGATCGAAGGCCGCTTGAACGAGAAGAACATTCCGCGGCATATGGTTGGCCGGGAAAAGCGCGTCGTTGCCATCGAGCAGTACCTGACCGCCAAGCGCATCTTCGACCCGGTAATGGACGGCCTGCGCTCTGCCGTGCGCTACGACCGCACCTACTTCGACAAGATCGTGGCGTCGCTGCTGCCACTGTTGGAAAAACTCACCAGTGGCAAGACTGCACAACTGCTGGCCCCGAATTACTCCGACCTGGATGATCCGCGACCGATCTTCGACTGGCTACAGGTCATCCGCAAACGCGGCATCGTCTACGTCGGCCTGGACGCGTTATCGGATGCCGAAGTGGCCGCCGCAGTCGGTAACTCGATGTTCGCCGACCTGGTCTCCGTCGCCGGCCACATCTACAAACACGGCATCGATCACGGCCTGCCCGGCTCCTCAAGCGCAGCGGACAAGGTGCCCATCAACCTGCACGCTGACGAGTTCAACGAGTTGATGGGCGACGAGTTCATCCCGCTGATCAACAAGGGCGGCGGTGCCGGTATCCAGGTCACGGCCTACACCCAGACCTTGAGCGACATCGAGGCACGTATCGGCAACCGGGCCAAGGCCGGCCAGGTCATCGGCAACTTCAACACCCTGCAGATGCTGCGCGTACGGGAAACCGCCACCGCTGAACTACTGACCAACCAGCTGCCCAAGGTCAACGTGCAGACACGCACTTTGGTCTCCGGAGCGACGGACACCGCCGATCCGGATGCCCGTACCGACTTCACCTCCTCTTCGCAGGACCGGGTCACCACCACTGCCGTACCACTGATCGAACCGGCGCACATTATCGCCCTGCCCAAGGGCCAGATGTTCTCGTTTCAGGAAGGCGGGCAACTGTGGAAGGTGAGCATGCCGCTACCGAAACCGGCCAGCGATGATGCTATGCCAGAAGACCTGCAGACCCTGGCGGCGCGTATGCGAGAGTCCTATAACGCCAATGCGGGGAGTTGGTGGAGTAACGCGGGAGGCGCACCCACGGCAGATTTCGATCCCGAGATGCCTCCACCAGGGCGCAGGCACGCGCCGTAA
- a CDS encoding TIGR03759 family integrating conjugative element protein, whose amino-acid sequence MHRFSALALILLPAYVFADQGSSVPKHVDAQVQFSEQSPLARQASAADQAKTWGLTDDEWATFERLQTGPRHYWSPQLDPLTTLGVEANSDQERQRYAELQVRLEAKRAERELAYQKAYSAAWARLFPGLQPMQGMSDDAEPSNSSRTALFVEDKCAACVTSLQQWLRAGARLDVYLVGSQGNDTRLRQWAQGAGITATQVSGGQVTLNHDRGRWFALGASRPLPARYQQVDGKWQRVD is encoded by the coding sequence GTGCATAGGTTCTCTGCGCTTGCGCTCATCCTACTGCCGGCTTACGTGTTCGCCGATCAGGGCTCGAGTGTCCCCAAGCATGTCGACGCTCAGGTGCAGTTCAGTGAGCAGTCGCCGCTGGCACGACAGGCGTCTGCTGCAGACCAGGCCAAGACCTGGGGCCTGACGGATGACGAATGGGCCACGTTTGAGCGCCTGCAGACCGGCCCCCGCCATTACTGGTCGCCGCAACTTGACCCGCTCACCACCCTGGGTGTCGAGGCCAACTCGGATCAGGAGCGGCAGCGCTACGCCGAGCTGCAGGTCCGTCTGGAAGCCAAGCGTGCCGAGCGCGAACTGGCCTACCAGAAGGCCTACTCCGCGGCCTGGGCACGGCTGTTTCCAGGTCTGCAGCCCATGCAGGGCATGAGCGACGATGCCGAACCCTCGAACAGCAGCCGTACGGCGCTTTTCGTGGAAGACAAATGCGCCGCCTGCGTGACCAGCCTCCAGCAATGGCTGCGGGCCGGGGCGCGGCTGGATGTGTACCTGGTCGGCAGCCAAGGCAACGATACGCGGTTGCGCCAATGGGCGCAGGGTGCAGGTATTACCGCCACACAGGTCAGCGGCGGCCAGGTCACCTTGAACCATGACCGCGGCCGCTGGTTTGCCCTGGGCGCCAGCCGGCCCCTGCCAGCCCGCTATCAGCAGGTGGATGGAAAATGGCAGCGCGTCGACTGA
- a CDS encoding transglycosylase — MAARRLILALAMVGAASVHADTLPPPAYQLAAARAGIPASVLFAIALQESGTPLRGQLMPWPWTLNVAGSPLRFARRGQACAALREALSRHDPKRIDVGLGQTNLGYHPDRYPSACDALDPRTNLAVTAELLRAHFADTGDWVVAAGRYHRPAGGPPAAHYRRQFTRHWQRVQPVATAPGRSLP, encoded by the coding sequence ATGGCAGCGCGTCGACTGATTCTCGCCCTGGCGATGGTCGGGGCGGCCAGCGTTCACGCAGATACTCTGCCGCCGCCGGCCTATCAATTGGCGGCCGCGCGTGCCGGTATCCCCGCCTCGGTGCTGTTCGCCATCGCCCTGCAGGAAAGTGGTACACCGCTGCGCGGACAGCTTATGCCCTGGCCGTGGACCCTGAATGTGGCGGGTTCACCACTGCGGTTTGCCCGACGCGGCCAGGCCTGTGCCGCACTGAGGGAAGCGCTCAGTCGCCACGACCCCAAGCGCATTGATGTCGGGCTGGGACAAACCAACCTGGGTTATCACCCGGACCGCTACCCGAGCGCTTGCGATGCCCTCGATCCCCGCACCAACCTCGCTGTCACCGCCGAGCTGTTGCGCGCGCACTTTGCCGATACCGGTGATTGGGTTGTCGCCGCCGGCCGCTATCACCGGCCTGCCGGTGGTCCTCCTGCGGCGCACTATCGCCGTCAGTTCACCCGTCACTGGCAGCGCGTCCAGCCCGTCGCGACGGCACCAGGGCGGTCCCTGCCATGA
- a CDS encoding integrating conjugative element protein, with protein sequence MRRLHLVAIALCPWLSLAASAESKSPPDPATLNWVLPVRSARLSPGPVLPRTLRLPGMTPLFLVGQDPASVEWLSRHAQALQDLGANGLAVEVDNVQALRRIQTAAPGLNIWPVSGDDIAERLELDHYPVLITPTNLQQ encoded by the coding sequence ATGAGACGTTTGCACTTGGTCGCCATAGCTCTCTGCCCCTGGCTGTCACTTGCCGCGAGCGCTGAGTCCAAAAGCCCACCCGACCCAGCCACGTTGAATTGGGTGCTGCCGGTGCGCAGCGCTCGCCTCTCGCCAGGTCCCGTGCTGCCCAGGACGTTGAGACTGCCCGGCATGACGCCGTTGTTCCTGGTTGGGCAGGACCCTGCTTCCGTGGAGTGGCTGTCGCGGCACGCCCAGGCGCTACAAGACTTGGGCGCCAACGGGCTGGCGGTCGAAGTAGACAATGTGCAGGCGCTGCGTCGCATCCAGACGGCAGCGCCCGGGCTGAACATCTGGCCAGTCAGTGGTGACGACATTGCCGAACGGTTGGAGCTGGACCACTACCCGGTGCTGATCACGCCCACCAACCTGCAACAGTGA